The following proteins are co-located in the Apium graveolens cultivar Ventura chromosome 5, ASM990537v1, whole genome shotgun sequence genome:
- the LOC141661823 gene encoding uncharacterized protein LOC141661823, with translation MSYYPKGHHGEDEVDDFDAYDPTPYGGGYDIHLTYGRPLPPSEETCYRANSAGSGGGGFDYNRPQYSTQAKPSAYGSDAVDDEYKSYNRPATRPGSRPGASGGGVDESGYGGGSGGHGRKSGHDSEYGSGGGCGYGSGGGGYGRKSESEEYGSGAGAGYGSVGGAGYGSVGGAGYGSVGGGAGYGSGGGGGEYGSGGGGYGRKSEYEQHEQTGSGYGSGYGRKNESEEYGSGYGRKTESEEYGRNPSSEYGSGGYGGRSERTEYGGHESRVSEGYGGSGYGRSEEEEYRKPSYERRGGGDDSDDEKKKRYGHKKYGDNDSDDDDEKKKYRQHHQRKHYDD, from the exons TCGTATTATCCAAAAGGCCACCACGGCGAGGACGAAGTTGATGATTTCGACGCCTACGATCCGACGCCGTACGGTGGCGGTTATGACATTCATCTGACTTACGGCCGCCCTTTGCCGCCGTCTGAGGAGACATGTTACCGTGCTAATTCAGCTGGGTCTGGTGGTGGTGGGTTTGATTATAATCGGCCTCAGTATTCTACTCAAGCTAAGCCTTCTGCTTATGGGAGTGATGCTGTTGATGATGAGTATAAGAGCTATAACCGACCCGCGACCCGACCCGGGTCTCGACCCGGTGCTTCTGGTGGTGGGGTTGATGAGAGTGGGTATGGTGGTGGGTCTGGCGGGCATGGGAGGAAGTCGGGTCATGATAGTGAATACGGGTCGGGCGGTGGATGCGGGTACGGGTCGGGTGGTGGTGGGTATGGGAGGAAGAGTGAGTCGGAGGAGTATGGGTCGGGTGCTGGTGCGGGTTATGGGTCGGTTGGTGGTGCCGGGTACGGGTCGGTTGGTGGTGCCGGGTACGGGTCGGTTGGTGGTGGTGCCGGGTATGGGTCAGGTGGTGGTGGTGGTGAGTATGGGTCGGGTGGTGGTGGGTATGGGAGGAAGAGTGAGTATGAGCAGCATGAGCAAACTGGGTCGGGTTACGGGTCGGGTTATGGGAGGAAGAATGAGTCGGAGGAGTATGGGTCTGGGTATGGGAGGAAGACTGAGAGTGAAGAGTATGGGAGGAATCCTAGTTCTGAATATGGGTCGGGTGGTTATGGTGGGAGGTCAGAGAGGACTGAGTATGGGGGTCATGAATCTCGTGTGAGTGAGGGGTATGGAGGATCGGGGTATGGGCGTTCGGAGGAAGAGGAGTATAGGAAGCCTAGCTACGAGAGACGTGGAGGcggtgatgatagtgatgatgagaagaagaaaaGATATGGGCACAAGAAATAT GGCGATAATGactctgatgatgatgatgagaagaagaaatACCGCCAGCATCACCAGCGCAAGCACTATGATGATTGA